Part of the Impatiens glandulifera chromosome 8, dImpGla2.1, whole genome shotgun sequence genome is shown below.
TCCCTAGAGATTATTTCTCTATATAGAGAAACTagaatattttgtgtatttttgaATTTGGAAATAATGATTCCACGGATAATACTAGTTTTTtacattatatacatatatatgatttacaaattaaatgacgaaaaatagatgaaattttgattactattttgttttgatttggtTCTCAATTATCTATCATCATCTTATTTAAAATGGTAAGTTTATTAACAGTAAGTTGAGACTATTTACTTGTTAGTATCCTTGTCTTGAAAATAacagaaattatatataaatacattgtTACAACAAAAATGAACTATAATATATAGAAAACGAAATCACTATAATACAATGTTGATTTGAGTAATGCATTTTGtatatttctcttaaaatagttttatcGTCTCCTTTGTGCTGGAAGCCTGAAACATATCTCAGATGGTTGTCTCATAgagtacaacgaatctagtagtgatttaACACTGAAATCACTACGCAGAGAACTAGACAAAGTACCTGAATCGATCATCAGGTTTCAACATAAATACGACAAGTCAAGAACTCGAAAAACATTCGGTTGAGTGAAGAACTCAAAGAACactaaaaaacaaagaaaatatttttcgtTTTCTAGAAGGTTAATTAGATAAATGAAATAAGAGATATATGAATAGTTCCAACATGAGAGGATATATATAACTGTAAATTGAACaatcacaataaattcatttatcaattcaACGACTGGAAATTCATTCAACGACTATCATTCATATACTTTTGACATTCAATTTTATCCACTAAcattcgatcttatccattgacattaaattttacaaaaaaaaaaaaaaaattacttttgaatttaatattaatttatattacatttaatttatatatctaatttttcattttcacttgattaattgaattaatttaaaattaaggttACTCACTTATCATAATAATCATATGACCTAACTAATGCAATTATGAACTAAATTATGTAAAAAGGAAGAAGGcacattcatataaaattaaaaaaaccaatattatatatataataatataaaataacaccGACTcagataaaataaagaataaaaacacAAGAGAAAGACAAACCTCAATTCCCAAGTGGAAGAAAATTGGGCCTACCATCACATGTTGCCTCTTCCTCACTCTTGTCCTGCcccttcaaattttattttatataaaaattaaataaatttaaagttacagttttaatattaaaatttattacaagTGTAATACTTACAATATGTTATAATTGATTGAGATTTTACAcgcttaaataattaatataaaatgtctACTAGAAgcatctattttattttatgtgtactcataaataaatctcaaaagtacttaattacatttttttaattctctcttaaattatttgtttcttgTCTCAAGagggtttttatttttactagtttaaattattttattttagttgagACAACATCAATAAGTGAAATAATTGTTTGACACAGGTACAAAAtaggaatatttaaaaaacatacaatttgtcatatatttaatgatagtttggaaaaatattttaggtaggaattttcatttaaaattagttaatatcAAAATAGGTCATGTTGCAATTTTTTCCATTAAAATAATATGGCTATCCATTATCGAAGActcattgattttattttctataagaaAGTtgaatattacaaatatttgtgacagaaaaattctaaattatattttgaaattatgatttttttataaatataataattttttttaaagaatgaaTCAAAAAAACTTATCATTATTTGCATAGAAAAAGTGTAAGCAGTGAAGAGTAAGCCTGTCTTTTAATTTATCCTAAGAGTAAGCTTGTTGGTAAAATGTACATAATCGTATTATTCTTATCCATAAAGGTTAATatgctttatttttttatttttttatttaaggttaATTTGTTTCAATGtactataaaattaaataaaatgacatAACATTATCAatcatttaaacttaatttaaattagaaaaatatccTTAgccattttaattttaaacttcaTTTCTTGAAACTGCACTGATCTTTAGATTAGTAAGGGCATGTATGTcattttataattctaatttatatttcaattaaattgatcatttaatcttaaaattctttaatcaaaatttataggACAAGATTGATCTAGAGTTAGAATATAAAACAATCAGATCTAAGAtttgaacaattttttataaatttatttacaattttttttttacatattttattaaaatattaatttaaattagacaatatttgataatataccttaattgtatatataaatataattttaaacaacttTCTTGGTTGAAACAAATCTCAACCctcttgaaatattttaaaatcaagttatattattatgtgTTCATATTGTTTGGTAAGTgcaattatattattgaaattgttttttttaatctcaatttttttcattttaatttattgatggATTCATTTATGATCTATTAAAATATCAGTTAAtgtattgattttatttgttaatgaaaaaataacgattaaataatacaaatatgttgttaaaaaaaaataaaataacataaacattaacaaaaaaaaatgattttttattaaatatttatactctctagattaatttacctaaataatttcaaataatttatattttatattccaaaatataaactaaaatgaaCCATCTTAATTAAATAACCAAATTAATGATTCACCCAATTTCTATTTGGTTCCAATCTATGTCTTGTTTTATTAGACGATTAAGAACTTTTGTGTTATATaggatttttatcaaaattttaataaagataACCTTTGTTTTAaccttatattttatttttcttaattaatttattacatttataaaatcaaaatagtaaaaaaaaaaaatcttttgttacaaactttttctaaaataaataaaaatatttatctccaTTCAATTATTCTCACATCTTTTCTTGGTTTgtttagttaaattaaaatgtctaaatttcaaaacaacaatgatagaatttaataatttaaaattataaaataagttaaaaaaatacctaattttgatatataattaatgaatggagtaatttaagaattaaaataaataaatttaaaaaaaaaaaagacaaccCTGTTTGTTTTGATCAGTTTCTGGAGCTGGGTTTAgcccaattttttaaaaaaacttacttaaaacctataatttttttacaattattgaatatttagatcttcatttaataatatttgtttaccTACATTTTCAAATAGAAAACCAGCAACCCTAAGTAATTGCGAAAAAACCACTGGCCCTACTTATGCATGTTTACAATGGTGGCCATTGATCTTCTCTTTTCCCGCGCtttatctctctctctttctgcTTTTACCCTCCACCTCCATTATCGTTGCTTTTAAGCCTGCAACCTCTGTCagtctttctctctcttgatcctgccttttctctctctagtctctttctttttctcatttcaCACTTCTCTTCCCCTTCATGCGTATCAATTTCATGATCACAATCACAATCTCCATCTTCTAATTCTTAATTTCTTTCCCATCTCCAATGGATTCTCTGAAACCCAGTTCCACCCCTTCTTCAAAACCCAACAAGTTTACAAAAACCATCCACAAAGTCCTCCATTTCAAATCCTCCACTAAAAACTCTCTATCCAACAATGGATTCTGTCTCCTCATCAATCCTCACAATCAACCCAACAACAACAAGATCAATCGCCACAGTTCTGATGGAAACAAAGAAGCCTTCGTCGCCAAGCTTTTCGCTGCAATTTCCGCCGTTAAAGCTGCTTACGCTGAGCTTCAAGCTGCTCAGTTTCCTTATAACTATAACGCTATTCAGACCGCAGATGAAGCTGTTGTTCAAGAACTGAAAACCATTTCTGAATTAAAACagtcttatttgaaaaaacagaTTGATTCTACTCCACCTCATCTTACTATTCTGTTGGCGGAGATTCAGGAACAGCAGAGTATGATGAAGATGTATGAACTGACTTTGAAGAAACTGCAGTTAGAGACGGAAAACAAAGACGGTGAAATCTCTTCACTAAACAATGAGTTATCTGAAATTGTTTCTAATAACAGGTTTTTAGAAAAGAAGCTGAATTCAAGTGGGCAGTTTTCAGTTTTGGATGGGATTAATTTACCCAATTCAAATCCAAACGATTTCGGTATAGTTCTTCATTATGCAGTAAGATCTGTAAGGAGTTTTGTCAAACAAATGGTGAAAGATATGGAATCTGCAAACTGGGATATCGATGCTGCGGTGAAATCAATCGTGGCTACCGGAGTTCATTTCCAGAAACCGAATCATCGGTGTTTTGCATTTGAATCATTCGTCTGTCGTGAAATGCTAGATGGGTTCAATTCGAtttgtttttctctcttaaaCGACGACGGCGGAGGCCGGCAATGGCGTGAAAACTGTTGCGATCAGTTTAGAAGATTGAAATCAGGAAACCCAATTCAGTATTTGAAACAGAATCCTAAATCTTTCTTTGCTAAGTTTACAAGGGCGAAAtatcttcgattggttcatccTAAAATGGAGACATCATTTTCCGGCAACCTTAATCAAAGGAAAATGATTAACTCCGGCGAGTACCCAGAAACGTCTTTCTTTACTGCGTTTGCTGAAATGGCTAGACGAATCTGGTTACTACATTGTTTTTCATTCGCCTTAAATCAAGAAGTTAGCATCTTTCAGGTAAAAAAAGAAACCAAATACTCGGAAATATACATGGAAAGTGTGACGGACGAGGTATTCACCGCCGGAGACGACGGCGGCAGTGTTTTCCGAGTAGGTTTCATGGTGGTCCCTGGGTTTAAGGTTGGAATGACGGTTATTCAGAGCCAAGTTTATGTTTCCCGGACAGCATCTTCGATTAAATGATGAATCTTGATGAATGAAAATCAAAAACCGGGGTGCCGGAAAAAATGGTGGCGCGTGGGAAGGAGTAATAAATAGTaaagttttgttttttataatgttttttttttttggtatggAAAGACAGAAAGACAGAGAGAGAATCCAGGGATAGAAAAAGTAGCCGTTTGGACCCACATACTGAACTGGATCTTGGATTGTAGTTTGAAGAATAGCTGTAGAgagagaatataaaatttacttatttaatattgagtttattattatgtacaacatttagtaataaaataaacaaattagattattaatttgtcttgtcttttcttttttcctAAAGccatttattcaaatttatagaTTATGTTTTTaccaaattattaattttaaattgtctatatttgtaatatttctttaaaacttatataacttacctttttatatatatatatatatatatatatatatatatatatatatatatatatatatatatatatccaaataactcaataaaaatcctaaatcagatatcaaacaagctttagaagaacattcaaatttcaaacataaaaaacaatctAGCTGATAAAATACTATATGATGTagcttatatttaaattcaagttaacttttatatattaaaaaaattgtaataattaataatatttaaacaagttaacattataaaaaaagtctcattcttaaaaataaaatgttacacATGAGTCCAAAATAAGAGAAcataatcataatttaaattatttatcaatatactaatttttaaaattgttatcaTTTTGAACAAAGTATAtcattttgatttaattaaattctagTTTTTGTATCTATTCTAATTGGGGAGAACAAAACTTAATAATATTCATCAAGTGGAAACTAATGAGTAGGCTTGTTGCTaagttgaataaatttaattaatatttttttaagatattattgTCTTTGACTGTTTAATTAATAACCCATAACTGTTATCCAAAAGCTCTATTTTCatatagagtaatgataggggagcgAAATATTTGTAGCGAAAGTGCAGCGAAGGTGGAAGGCTGACTAGCATGAtgactcaacatttcaaattttttatttatctctcctccgttcattaataatttctctctcttctctttattaatcatttattttttatcttttcttcaatttttattaataatttattttatagttaatttgtaaatatatatttatatattttattatttatatattgataatttattaataaaaaatatatattatatttgataaattaagataataaaaaattaaatataaaaattcttaatttttttaaattaattatttctcctcTCCctgtatataatttatatatttatttaattttaaaatgagttataatagggaaaataaataaattaaatatataatttttaaaattatatatatttttttacttaaacgtttttcttttttttttctctttaattttttttatattttattttcttgtgaattgtattataaacttaattaattaactcaaaatgttatatattctcTCTTCTTATATTATCATATCGGGTTAacttttatcaaaaacatttttatttacgattgaatattaatatatcatgagttatatttattttgaatattagtatgatttgatttgagttaatttatcttgacaaatttttattttttattataactcattttaaaaattaataaataaattattaatatatatatatatatataaataattaattaaaaaattaagaattttatatttaattatttattctcttaaatatatatttgaatatatatattttgttattttttatttaatttattattgtctctattattattttaaattttataaataagttaaataataaaatttataaatatatatttacaaattaactataaaataaattattaataaaaattggagtaaagataaaaaataaataattaataaagagaagagagagaaattattaatgaacggaggagagataaataaaaaatttgaaatgttgagtcaTCATGCCTAGTCAGCCTTCCACATCGCTGCACTTTCGCTACAAATatttcgctccccctatcattactctttcaTATATTGTGATTTTATAGGtcattatttacattttttagtttagttttaaaatttaaaagtaagtGTTAACTTTAAACTAAGGtgtattaatttgtaattaaataataataacatggGGATGAGTGAATTTAATCTCAATTAATGAACCACTCCCAACAAGCTCTTCAtaattattaacataattatattaaaaacaaattatttggcTTCTTTATGATAtgggttattgaataattaaattttaattaattaagagctGGTATTTAACATTTCTTGGCTTCAAAGCATAGAGTGTGATTAGTTTGGAGTATAGACAGCTTGGCGTAAATAGAAGCCATCATAATGATTAATCATACAtgtatatactttttttttaattttttttttttgaacatGTCATGATACATGTTCACTAAAGAATGCACCTAATCCTAAAGTTTGTCCTCCCAGACCCAGactgaaatttattttaaatgattttaaactatttcaaataaaaatgaaatagaaacaattgtaacatttaaaaaatgtattaattataattaaattataaaaactcgAAGTCTACCTAATATAAGtttcaattaattcataatttacaTTAATACAAACCGATCAAGATATTTTAAGTGAAATACAAACAAACTATTTTCACTTTTCTTTGAGGcggtaaataaatttaagactattatgaattattttcttGATCCGTTGTCTTAATAAGCGACCTTTGACATGAATAACTTTTGTTCCCTACTCAAGAATCTCATCTATGGGATTCAATTCATCATGAACAACAAAGATATATACTTTTTGTTGGCGGGATAACAAGGACACCATGTTTGTCTCGAGCTGCTAGCCTGCTACCAACACCGTTAAAGTAGCGCACCCTTCACGGATAAGTCTACATGGATTCGATTATGGCGCAAGATCATTCACATGAAAAGGAAGTGAATATATCTTGCCTTGTATAGGGGTGACCAATTTATGATGCTTGGTTATTTTTGATTATCTCCTAGTTCTAGTATTGTTCAACTATTATTCCTAAATATGCTAATAATTTCATATGCATCAATAATTACACATATTTACATGATCATTTAGTATAGTGCTCAAGATATAATTAAGCATCTAAATCTTACCATGAATACAATCTTCAATGGATTGagaaagattataaataaaatcctTAGGAGTAAATAAAGATCGAGTACATATATTGGTAATGTTGTGGGCGAGGATGGCAGGGCAATTCTCCTTTGGCAAAGAAATGATATATGCATTAATAGTTATCGATAAATGACATTGGAATCCTTGCCAAAGGAGGATCACACTGTTACTCCTTACCCGCATTGTGAACTTGAATTCATTGAGGTTGATTTATAACTCCAATAGTTTCAAGACTTTCTTATTCATGTATATATAATGCTAGGGTTAGGGCATCCAATTTGGATATGCCTTGTTAAGTTTGGAGAAGCTAGCTAGCATATGCTTGGATAATTCCTCTTGAAATTCCCTCAATCTCTCTAGATCTCTCCCTATCTCTCTTTTCAATTTGTCGTCCATATTTGAAATGGTCATGCATGGTGATGGACCTGATTCTCGATCTCCCACAACAAAAAGGAAAGGTTCttttcttttcatcttctttctttatCATATTCAACAAATAAACTTAAGTACTTGTTAGTTTATGGATTATTTGAggattatataaaacaaaattgagttatttgaatgaAAAGATGTAGGagcataaatatataataatttttttataaaaataaattttattttaactaatgatttaaataatataattaataaaaagacaattagatgaattatatatttgaaattgtttttagaTAACTTAAAACAAACAAAGCCTAAAAGGATGTCTTGTGAGTTGTGTCAATTGGTATCTTTAAGGAAAACATGATGAAAAGTCAACTAGGTCACtacattaaaatataagaagaagaatttaTGTCTAATTGTAACAATTTTTTTCCAAAACTAAAACATTAGTTAAATAGTAAAAAAGTTTTTATCAGTTAAAGTTTGTATTGATATACTtgttgtgaaaaaatattacaaaaaatacaaacaatatATTGTGAGCATTTGACAACTAACTTAAACATGAGGGGCCTGCATTGATAGAGTATTTAGTTTTTCTTGCTAATTTTTCAATGATTAGGTTGGTAAATCTGTTGCAACTTGCAATTACTAGGTTGAAAAATCATTGCAAATTTGTGAATTGTAACCGAGTTTAAATATTAGTATGACAAATAAGAAGAAAGATTTCTAATTCTGTTTCATATTTTTGATGTAAAATTTGTTACACGGTTGTTTGTAATTATATAGATGGGtcgtaataattttttttattcgttCACAACTGacgtaaaaaaacatgatttgtgtgaaaataatattaaataagggacacgttttgacatgaaTTGTTACAAATACTTAATTCCGgaacaaaacaataaaatattaagaattgaataaaagaaacacaaataAGTAAAACAAGCAAAAAGACGACAACAATACCTCAAAAAGAGTTAATTAGGACTAATTGAGAAAATTAAGATTCTCGAAAGAGCTCAACTCAATATGAATCTGGATGCGCTCCTCTTGATAGGCCGATTTCACTCCTCCCACCTTGTTCAAATATTTGGCGTCGATATTTAACTTCCATGTTTCccttttttttgcaatttagcTTT
Proteins encoded:
- the LOC124912189 gene encoding protein GRAVITROPIC IN THE LIGHT 1-like yields the protein MDSLKPSSTPSSKPNKFTKTIHKVLHFKSSTKNSLSNNGFCLLINPHNQPNNNKINRHSSDGNKEAFVAKLFAAISAVKAAYAELQAAQFPYNYNAIQTADEAVVQELKTISELKQSYLKKQIDSTPPHLTILLAEIQEQQSMMKMYELTLKKLQLETENKDGEISSLNNELSEIVSNNRFLEKKLNSSGQFSVLDGINLPNSNPNDFGIVLHYAVRSVRSFVKQMVKDMESANWDIDAAVKSIVATGVHFQKPNHRCFAFESFVCREMLDGFNSICFSLLNDDGGGRQWRENCCDQFRRLKSGNPIQYLKQNPKSFFAKFTRAKYLRLVHPKMETSFSGNLNQRKMINSGEYPETSFFTAFAEMARRIWLLHCFSFALNQEVSIFQVKKETKYSEIYMESVTDEVFTAGDDGGSVFRVGFMVVPGFKVGMTVIQSQVYVSRTASSIK